In Ornithinibacter aureus, the genomic stretch ACCCGTTGACGAACCGCATCGCCTCGGCGCCGAAGCGGTCGATGAACTTGGCACAACCCGTGTGCGGCTGCTCGGTCACCTCGATGACGGCGCCGCGCTCCGCCGGGTCCCCGATCGTCAGTCGCGACCCGGCCGGTAGGTTCTCGTGCGACAGGTCGAGGTCGAGGTAGAGTTGATCCCCGGCGAGCGCCCGACGGTCGGGATCCCCCGCGAGGAAACCCACCATTCTGGAGCTCATGACGTTGAGCTGCATGTCCGGGTGCGGGCCGCCGTCGGCACTGCGACTGCTGCCCCGCTCGGCCCACGTGTCGCCGACCAGACCGACGACGAGGTCGAGCTCGCCCTCGTCGAGCACCTCGCGCACTCCCGCGGCCGGCCGTCGCACCACGAGGTCGAGGGTGCCGACATCACGCGGGGCGGCGAGCAGCACGGGCAGGAAGGCCTCCAGCTCCTGCGGGGTGCGGTGACCCGAGAGGCTCGCGGGCTGGGTTTGGGAGGATGCCGGTGTCGCACTCATGGAGACCAGTGTGGCGTCCAGGGGCCCACCGTCCACCGGGATTCCAGCGCTCGACCGCCTGCGGAGCGCGTGCCGGGTCACGAGCACCGCACCGAGGAGGCCGAGCGCGGCCAGCAGCGGCCCGGCGAGCCCGACGAGCAGGGACCGGTCGGCACGTCCCGAGGCGGTCTCGGCGGCGGTCACTGCCGCGTCGAGCTTGCCCTCCTCGAGCAGCGCGACCGCTTCGGCTGCACTGTCCTGAACTCCCAGCACGCTCGCCCCGAGCGCGCTCACGGGGTCGCGGTCCGTGGCTGCGTCGTCCACGGCAGCCCCCACCGCACTGATCGCCCGGGCCGCCTCCGGCAGCGATGAGGCCAGGGCTGCGTACTGCTCGTCCTCCTCGGCCTTCTCGTACGTCTCGCGCACCGCTTCGGGGACGGGCAGGTCGCCCTGCGCCGCGGCATCCTGCACCTGCTCGACCGCAGGGCCCAGCTCGGCCACCTGCTCCGTCACCGCGGCGGCGCGATCGAAGTCCCACCGCGTCATGGCGTCCCGCAGACCCTCCGGTGGGAGCCAGTCGCCGTCCCCCGCGTCGACGGCGGCGTACGCAGTTCGTGCCGTCGCCCGGGGGGCGAGCTGAGCCCGCTGGTCGGCGGTGAGGGCCCAGGTCTGGAAGACCGCGGCGGCATCCTTGACGCCACCGCGGGTCTCCAGGATGTCCAGCCACCTGGCCCACGACGTCAGGACCCCGGCGGAGTCCCTGGTGCCGGCGGGGTCATAGGCGCTCTCGCCCCGGATGCCGGCACTCACCACCGCGGCCAGCTGGGCATCGTCGAGGTCGGCGACTAGGGCCTTGGTGGCGGCGTAGGCCGCGGGGTAGGCGTAGGAGTCGACGTCGTCGATGGGGGCGCTCGGCGACCCGCCCCACTCGTTGAGGGCCACCGCGTCACGGTCCTTCCTCGACGCCTTCGGATGGGAGACCAGCTTGCCTCCCGTGGCCTTGACGGTGCGTTCGGCGAGCACCTGGGCCAGACCCTCGTAGACCCACCGCTCGCTGAACCGTTCGCTCGACACCCACGCGTGGGACAGCTCGTGGAAGATCAGGTCGGCGTCGAGGTCCTCGCCGATGACGATCTCGTTGTCACCCGGGTCGAACCAGCCGTCGTAGCCCTGAACGGCAGGCGACGCGTCCTCCCGGATCCGCTCGAGGCCACCGGGCCACGACGTCCCGATGAGCCGTTCCAGCTCCGGCAGACCGGCGGTGACCTGCTCCGCCACGAACTCGGTCCACCGGCCGTCGTCGCGGTAGCCGTGCAGCTCCAGCGACGTCCCGGGCAGGTCCACGGTCGCCTTCTGGCTGTTCGCCGGGTCGCGCAGGGACACCACCGCCCAGAACCCGTCGGCGTCGGATGACCTGACGGTGTGGGTCGTCGTGGCGCCCTTCTCGGACGCGCTGAAGTCGTCACTCGTTGCGTCGAAGGTCATCGAGGTAGGGGCCACCACCTGCACGGTGTTTCGCCCCGGGTCGCCGAACCCGTTGACGGTGAACGTGGCATAACCGGGTCCGACCCGCGTGCTGTCGGCGGAGCGGGGCTTCTCACCCGGGACCGTGTACGTCAGCCGGATGGTCCGTGAGCGGCCGTAGCGCAGGTCCGGGAAGGAGATGCGGGCGAGCGCCGTCGACGGGTCCTTGGTGTCGCTGAGTCGGACCTTGAGCGTGGACCCGCCCGAGGTGGCCCGCACCTTTTGCGCACCGGCCGGGACCGGAACCTGGAAGTAGTTGTAGAAGAAGTAGCTGTTGCCCCGGTCGGGGGTGGTGTTGCGCAGCTCGAGGGTGACGTCGACCTTCACCACGGTGGCCTTGTCGTCGAGGACGTAGCGACTGGTCGCCCCCGTCGCCAACCCGTCGTCGGCCAGTGCCGGAGTGCCGAGCAACGCAGCCGCCAGGACCAGCATCCCCGGGCCGCCGAACCTCGATCGATGTCTCATCGTCCCCACCGCGCCTCCTTCGTGGTGCCGTGCACCCCACCCCGCGCGATGTGCCTGAGGAGCAGCCTAGGGCGACCGGCTGCCGGATCAGTGCGGCAACCGGAACCTCGTGCCTGCCACCGGCTCGACGAGACCGTCCTCGATCAGGGAGGCGATGCAGCGATCGAGCTGCGCGGCATCCGGTCCAGCGTCCGCGAGCGCCGTGCGTGAGAGGGCGCGCGGGGCGTCCCGCAACAGCTGGAGCACGGCACCGCGCACCTGCCGATCGGTCCCGTGCCAGGCCTGACCGCGCCGGACGGGGCCTTCGTGAGCAGGGCGACCGGACTGCACCCAGGCACAGCGCTCGAGAACCGGGCACTGCTCACACTGGGGGGCGCGGGCCTTGCAGACCAGCGCGCCGAGTTCCATCACCGCGACGTTCCAGGTCGCCGACGTCGGTGCGTCAGCGGGCACGACGGATGCCGCGAGCGCCGACTCCGCGGCGGTGAGGGCGGGCGCTGCCTGCTCGCGCCCCTCGACGAGGCGAGCGAGAACCCGACGCACGTTGGTGTCCACGACGGTGGTGCGTCGGCCGAAGGCGAAGGCCGCGACAGCTGCCGCCGTGTACGCCCCGACCCCGGGAAGGGTCCGCAACGTCTCCTCGTCGGCTGGCACCCTCCCGTCGTGGACCTCGACGATCGCCACGGCTGCCTCGCGCAGGCGCAGGGCCCGGCGCGGGTACCCGAGACGGCCCCAGGCCCGCACCACCTCGCCCGGCGACTCGGCTGCCAGGTGTGCCGGGGTCGGCCAGCGCTGCATCCAGCTCAGCCAGACGGGTTCCACGCGGGCGACCGGCGTCTGCTGCGCCATCACCTCGGAGACGAAGACCCCCCACGGGGTGGTCTCAGCGTCACGCCACGGCAGCGCCCGGGCATGGCGCGAGTACCAGCGCAGGATGTTCTCGTGAAGGTCGGCGACCTCGCGCAGGTCGACCTGGGCACGTGACGCAGGCACTGGGGACGGAGCAGACGCGCTCAGACGTAGCGCTCGAGGATGCTCGACTCGGCCAGGCGCGAGAGCCCCTCGCGCACGAGGCGAGCCCGGCCCTCGCCGACACCATCGACGTCCATGAGGTCGTCGATGTTGGCCGCCAGCAGCTTCTGGAGGCCGCCGAAGTGCGCGACCAAGCGGTCGACGATGGCACCCGGCAGACGCGGGATCTTCGAGAGCAGACGGTGCCCGAGGGGGCTGACGGAGGAGTCGAGGGAGTCACCGACGATGGTGAACCCGATCGCGCGAGCGCCCGCCGACGGGTCGAGCAGTTCGGTGGAGTCGATGGCCTCGAGGTTGGCTATCGCGTCGTCGAGGGTCAGGCTGGCGCGTGTCTCGGGGAGGTAGTCACGGATGACGAGCCCGAGGTCGTCGGACAGGCCCCCGGTCAACTCCTCGAGCTGGAGGCTGAGCAGGCGCCCGTCGGTGCCGAGCTGGACGACGTACTCGGCGATCTCGTCCTTGATGCGGCGCACCATCTCCAGGCGCTGGAGCACGTTGGCGACGTCGCGCACGGTGACGAGGTCCTCGATCTCGAGGGCCGAGAGCGTGCCCGTGACCTCGTCGAGGCGGGACTTGTAGCGCTCGAGGGTCTGCAGGGCCTGGTTGGCGCGCGACAGGATGGCGCTGGAGTCCTCGAGGACGACCCGACGACCGGCGACGTACAGCGCGATGATGCGCATCGACTGGCTGACGGAGACGACCGGGAAGCCGGTCTGCTTCGCCACGCGCTCGGCGGTGCGGTGCCGGGTGCCGGACTCGCTGGTCTCGATGCTGGGATCGGGCACGAGCTGGGTCGCCGCTCGCACGATCCGCGTCACGTCGCGGTCGCAGACGATGCCACCGTCCATCTTGGCCAGCTCGCGCAGCCGCGTCGCCGAGAACTCGATGTCGAGCGGGAAGCCACCGGTGGCGAGGGACTCGACGACCTTGTCGTTGCCGAGGACGATGAGGGCACCCGTGCGACCACGCAGGATGCGCTCGAGGCCGTCACGCAACTCGGTGCCGGGGGCCACCGCCGCGAGGGTGGCGCGCAGCAACTCCTCGTCGGGCAGTTGCGTCGGCACTGCGATTCCTCCGGATCCGTGTCCCCAGGCCGTCGCTGTCTGCGGCCACTGGGCGCATCCTATCCGGCA encodes the following:
- a CDS encoding A/G-specific adenine glycosylase; this encodes MPASRAQVDLREVADLHENILRWYSRHARALPWRDAETTPWGVFVSEVMAQQTPVARVEPVWLSWMQRWPTPAHLAAESPGEVVRAWGRLGYPRRALRLREAAVAIVEVHDGRVPADEETLRTLPGVGAYTAAAVAAFAFGRRTTVVDTNVRRVLARLVEGREQAAPALTAAESALAASVVPADAPTSATWNVAVMELGALVCKARAPQCEQCPVLERCAWVQSGRPAHEGPVRRGQAWHGTDRQVRGAVLQLLRDAPRALSRTALADAGPDAAQLDRCIASLIEDGLVEPVAGTRFRLPH
- the disA gene encoding DNA integrity scanning diadenylate cyclase DisA; the encoded protein is MPTQLPDEELLRATLAAVAPGTELRDGLERILRGRTGALIVLGNDKVVESLATGGFPLDIEFSATRLRELAKMDGGIVCDRDVTRIVRAATQLVPDPSIETSESGTRHRTAERVAKQTGFPVVSVSQSMRIIALYVAGRRVVLEDSSAILSRANQALQTLERYKSRLDEVTGTLSALEIEDLVTVRDVANVLQRLEMVRRIKDEIAEYVVQLGTDGRLLSLQLEELTGGLSDDLGLVIRDYLPETRASLTLDDAIANLEAIDSTELLDPSAGARAIGFTIVGDSLDSSVSPLGHRLLSKIPRLPGAIVDRLVAHFGGLQKLLAANIDDLMDVDGVGEGRARLVREGLSRLAESSILERYV